The following coding sequences are from one Humulus lupulus chromosome X, drHumLupu1.1, whole genome shotgun sequence window:
- the LOC133807222 gene encoding 28 kDa ribonucleoprotein, chloroplastic-like, which produces MASLRLLCIPNNNNTETQFHSHISASSTFIMPRSCSFPNSLKLAKTINNNNTNFLLHFSAIPHDQAQALESSPPVLTQSEELESDYKDRFRLYAQNVPWDYTPQDIRALFDKYGTVVGVELSMYNKTKNRGLAFVTMGSPEEALAALNNLQSYEVEGRVLTLDYAKPRKNKFVQPKPEVTFNLFVANLSFEARAKDLRELFTNEGHSVVSAQVIFYDENPRGSLGYGFVCFKSKKEAEAARTSVQGKLFMGRPIRIELSRKFVKQSAKESTTECEEDTSLELSSGIEV; this is translated from the exons ATGGCTTCACTCCGTCTTCTTTGCATCCCCAACAACAACAACACAGAAACTCAGTTCCATTCCCATATCTCTGCTTCTTCCACCTTTATCATGCCTCGTAGTTGTAGCTTTCCCAACTCTCTTAAACTCGCCAAaactatcaataataataataccaaTTTCCTTCTCCATTTCTCTGCCATTCCCCATGACCAAGCCCAGGCTCTTGAGTCTTCTCCTCCGGTACTGACTCAAAGCGAAGAACTTGAGTCAGATTATAAAGATAGATTCAGATTGTATGCCCAGAACGTGCCTTGGGATTATACGCCCCAAGATATTCGTGCTCTTTTTGACAAGTATGGAACTGTTGTAGGCGTTGAG CTTTCTATGTATAACAAGACCAAAAACCGGGGCTTGGCATTTGTTACAATGGGTTCACCTGAGGAGGCTCTTGCGGCTCTCAATAATCTGCAATCGTAT GAAGTGGAGGGTCGTGTTCTAACACTTGACTATGCCAAACCAAGAAAGAACAAATTTGTTCAACCTAAGCCAGAAGTCACATTCAATTTGTTCGTAGCAAATTTGTCATTTGAAGCAAGAGCTAAGGATCTCAGAGAGCTGTTTACCAATGAGGGTCATAGTGTAGTTTCTGCACAAGTTATATTCTATGATGAAAATCCAAGAGGGTCCTTGGGATATGGATTTGTGTGCTTCAAATCCAAGAAAGAAGCTGAGGCAGCTCGTACTTCTGTTCAAGGAAAG TTGTTCATGGGAAGACCGATTCGAATCGAACTTAGTAGAAAATTTGTGAAACAATCAGCCAAAGAGAGTACTACAGAGTGTGAAGAAGATACTTCACTGGAGTTGAGCTCTGGTATAGAAGTATAG
- the LOC133807221 gene encoding agamous-like MADS-box protein AGL62: MASFEKTKTKRTQGRQKIEIKKLEKKSNKQVTFSKRRSGLFKKAGEISVLCGCDVAVIVFSPNGKLFCFGHPSVDDVVRSYLNGTVVLPPDNDTSAAANMRSTSSAAYVEAMAELEEAEKKKKQAIRQARLASLLEKNNGGEGGGNGGAWWDNPVEDMGFEELVNHLSMLIELRNKVTAAGANKAPASDMELPKTTSYGGDWRLGLNI, encoded by the coding sequence ATGGCTTCCTTCGAGAAAACTAAGACTAAGAGAACCCAAGGAAGACAAAAGATCGAAATAAAGAAACTGGAAAAGAAGAGCAACAAGCAAGTCACCTTCTCCAAACGACGCTCCGGTCTCTTCAAGAAAGCCGGCGAGATCAGCGTCCTCTGTGGCTGCGACGTCGCCGTCATCGTCTTCTCTCCCAACGGCAAACTCTTCTGCTTCGGCCACCCATCCGTAGACGACGTCGTTCGCTCTTATCTCAACGGAACAGTAGTACTACCCCCCGATAACGATACTAGTGCTGCTGCTAATATGCGCAGTACCAGTTCTGCTGCTTACGTGGAAGCCATGGCCGAGTTGGAAGAGgctgagaagaagaagaagcaagCGATCAGGCAAGCGAGACTGGCGTCGCTTTTAGAGAAGAATAATGGTGGAGAAGGAGGAGGCAACGGCGGCGCGTGGTGGGATAATCCGGTGGAGGATATGGGGTTTGAAGAGTTGGTGAATCACTTGTCTATGTTGATTGAGCTTCGAAATAAAGTCACCGCCGCCGGTGCTAATAAGGCTCCGGCTTCGGATATGGAGCTTCCTAAGACGACGTCGTATGGTGGTGATTGGAGATTGGGCTTGAATATTTAA